A genomic segment from Neodiprion lecontei isolate iyNeoLeco1 chromosome 1, iyNeoLeco1.1, whole genome shotgun sequence encodes:
- the LOC107219366 gene encoding corticotropin-releasing factor-binding protein encodes MFADYSPRIPLRLILVTIFGVFVSLASASNSDLGPRLEQQLPLVPDVQKEVGFDPHFLEERGLRESRETVHFISDCMHVASEPGHYVYKSPSNDQTACGVYFLTDPDRLVELHFTSFDVPCDRGGLVSFVDGWELNGEVFPSAADHPLSLDERLSEFCERRVRKVFLSSQNAALIQYKIPQKGRGFSVMVRFPKNPNPCNILVDSLSDLFTLRNYGRRVNCTLSAMYPAVVRVIALGVGIGSPRGANREMETGTVHQCDKRGLQDHVQIGGSDGLDSTNLLLLDSICGVNSKPEGIENVMGCGVTSVRLVSSGLFDNSVTVAVRPATENDIIDANLICGV; translated from the exons ATGTTCGCCGATTATTCACCCAGGATTCCGCTCCGTCTCATCCTTGTTACGATCTTCGGCGTTTTCGTCTCTTTGGCATCCGCATCCAACTCTGATCTCGGCCCTCGACTCGAGCAACAG CTGCCTTTGGTGCCGGACGTGCAGAAGGAGGTCGGCTTCGATCCTCATTTTCTCGAGGAACGTGGACTGCGAGAGTCTCGTGAAACCGTACATTTCATCTCAG ATTGCATGCACGTCGCCTCGGAACCGGGTCACTACGTCTACAAATCACCATCGAACGACCAAACAGCCTGCGGCGTCTACTTTTTAACCGATCCGGACCGTCTAGTCGAGCTCCATTTCACTTCCTTCGACGTACCTTGCGACCGAGGTGGTCTCGTCTCG TTCGTCGACGGATGGGAACTGAACGGTGAAGTATTTCCGAGCGCAGCCGATCATCCGCTCTCGCTGGACGAGAGATTGTCGGAATTCTGCGAAAGACGGGTGAGAAAGGTATTTTTGAGCAGCCAAAATGCGGCCTTGATTCAGTACAAGATTCCGCAGAAAGGACGAGGATTCAGCGTGATGGTgcgttttccaaaaaatccCAATC CCTGCAACATCCTCGTCGACAGCTTGTCGGACTTGTTCACCCTTCGGAATTACGGACGCCGAGTGAACTGCACCCTCAGCGCGATGTACCCGGCAGTGGTGCGGGTGATTGCTCTCGGCGTTGGAATCGGAAGTCCTCGAGGTGCGAATCGCGAAATGGAAACGGGAACCGTGCACCAG TGCGACAAGCGGGGTCTGCAGGATCATGTACAGATCGGAGGAAGCGACGGACTGGATTCGACGAATCTGCTTCTCCTCGACTCGATTTGCGGGGTGAATTCGAAGCCAG aggGCATCGAGAACGTGATGGGATGCGGGGTGACTTCGGTGAGGCTCGTTTCAAGCGGGCTTTTCGACAATTCGGTGACCGTCGCCGTGCGTCCTGCTACCGAAAACGACATAATCGACGCGAATCTGATATGCGGCGTTTGA